One segment of Panicum virgatum strain AP13 chromosome 1K, P.virgatum_v5, whole genome shotgun sequence DNA contains the following:
- the LOC120707584 gene encoding transcription termination factor MTERF5, chloroplastic-like gives MACLEAPPPLDLRTATGQPRGRKLQPWRLSLPRSSSCKACTLVSRQLPICNAQSYADELWVAAPQSPASVRSRLLAAEREEAKAVLSLFLRQKGLRSTLAARIVNKSDGFIEHLVSKLQIAYRSRYAEGRELSTPEIRDALLPYLEALSREHGDRLVEVVENFADPFSMERESSSMVLTPTSSNKQKAVARISTPTSGGALPELVVYLLDLGMDHEEIKNIVRKFPAFAYYNVDRKIKPLVELLLDLGVPRSSIPGIIRKRPQLCGISMSDNLKPMMAYLENIGVNRAQWSKVITRFPAFLTYSRNKVETTVSFLTELGVSKKNIGKILTRCPHIMSYSVDDNLRPTAEYFRSIGADAASLIQKSPQAFGLNVEAKLKPITEFFLAREFSIEEIGIMVNRFGIIHTLSLEENLLPKYEFFLTMEYPRSELVKFPQYFGYSLEQRIKPRYAQMTGSGVRLILNQMLSVSDARFEEILEKKRTGV, from the exons GGCTTGTACTCTGGTGTCCCGACAGCTTCCAATTTGCAATGCACAGTCAT ATGCTGATGAACTATGGGTAGCTGCTCCTCAGAGCCCTGCATCGGTTCGCTCAAGGTTACTTGCTGCAGAAAGAGAGGAGGCAAAAGCTGTATTGTCATTATTCTTGAGACAGAAAGGTTTGAGAAGTACGCTAGCTGCAAGGATCGTCAACAAATCAGATGGTTTTATTGAGCACCTGGTGTCAAAGCTCCAGATTGCTTACAGATCTCGATATGCTGAAG GAAGAGAGCTGAGCACACCTGAGATCAGAGATGCTCTCCTTCCATATCTTGAAGCTCTTTCCAGAGAACATGGTGATAGATTGGTTGAGGTGGTGGAGAATTTCGCTGATCCTTTTTCTATGGAAAGGGAATCTTCTTCAATGGTACTTACACCCACAAGCTCAAATAAACAGAAGGCAGTTGCTCGAATAAGCACACCAACCTCAGGGGGAGCCCTCCCTGAGCTAGTGGTTTACCTACTAGACCTTGGTATGGATCATGAGGAGATCAAGAATATTGTGCGCAAGTTCCCAGCATTTGCATATTACAATGTGGATCGCAAGATAAAACCCCTGGTGGAGCTATTGCTTGACCTTGGTGTGCCGAGGTCCAGCATACCAGGAATCATAAGGAAGAGGCCTCAACTCTGTGGGATCAGCATGTCAGACaatcttaaaccgatgatggcttatTTGGAAAACATCGGTGTCAACAGAGCTCAGTGGAGCAAGGTGATTACCCGGTTCCCTGCATTTCTCACGTATAGCAGGAACAAGGTGGAGACAACTGTGAGCTTCCTTACTGAGCTAGGGGTTTCCAAGAAAAACATTGGCAAGATCCTGACACGATGCCCTCATATCATGAGCTACAGCGTCGATGACAATCTCAGGCCAACTGCTGAGTACTTCCGGTCTATTGGTGCAGATGCTGCATCTCTTATTCAGAAGAGTCCACAGGCTTTTGGTCTGAATGTCGAGGCGAAGCTGAAGCCAATCACAGAATTCTTCCTGGCGAGGGAGTTTAGCATAGAGGAAATTGGCATTATGGTGAACAGATTTGGAATTATTCATACGTTAAGCTTGGAAGAAAACTTACTCCCGAAATACGAGTTCTTCCTGACGATGGAGTACCCGAGGAGTGAGCTCGTGAAATTTCCACAGTACTTTGGATACAGCTTGGAGCAACGGATAAAGCCACGGTATGCTCAGATGACTGGTTCTGGGGTGAGGTTGATTTTGAACCAGATGCTGTCAGTCTCTGATGCCAGGTTTGAGGAAATTCTAGAAAAGAAGAGGACCGGAGTTTGA
- the LOC120707591 gene encoding pre-mRNA-splicing factor ISY1 homolog yields the protein MARNEEKAQSMLNRFITMKQEEKRKPRERRPYLASECRDLADAERWRSEILREIGAKVAEIQNEGLGEHRLRDLNDEINKLLRERGHWERRIVELGGRDYSRSSNAPLMTDLDGNIVAVPNPSGRGPGYRYFGAARKLPGVRELFDKPPETRKRRTRYEIHKRINAGYYGYYDDEDGVLERLEAPAEKRMREEVVTEWHRVERVRREAMKGVMSGEVAAAGGRGGEAAREVLFEGVEEEVEEERKREEEKREREKGEDAGREFVAHVPLPDEKEIERMVLERKKKELLSKYASDTLLVEQEEAKEMLNVRR from the coding sequence atggctcGCAACGAGGAGAAGGCGCAGTCGATGCTGAATCGCTTCATCACGATGAAgcaggaggagaagcgcaagccCCGCGAGCGCCGGCCGTACCTCGCCTCCGAGTGCCGCGacctcgccgacgccgagcGCTGGCGCTCCGAGATCCTCCGCGAGATCGGCGCCAAGGTCGCCGAGATCCAGAACGAGGGCCTCGGCGAGCACCGCCTCCGCGACCTCAACGACGAGATCAACAAGCTCCTCCGCGAGCGCGGCCACTGGGAGCGGCGCATCGtcgagctcggcggccgcgACTACTCCCGCAGCTCCAACGCGCCGCTCATGACCGACCTCGACGGAAACATCGTCGCCGTCCCCAACCCCTCCGGCCGCGGGCCGGGGTACCGCTACTTCGGCGCCGCCAGGAAGCTCCCCGGCGTGCGGGAGCTCTTTGACAAGCCGCCCGAGACGCGGAAGCGCCGCACTCGCTACGAGATCCACAAGCGCATCAACGCCGGGTACTACGGTTACTATGACGACGAGGACGGCGTGCTGGAGCGCCTTGAGGCCCCTGCAGAGAAGCGCATGCGGGAGGAGGTCGTTACAGAGTGGCACCGCGTGGAGCGGGTGCGGCGGGAGGCCATGAAGGGGGTGATGAGCGGCGAGGTGGCTGCCGCCGGTGGCCGCGGTGGGGAAGCTGCTAGGGAGGTGCTGTTTgagggggtggaggaggaggtcgaaGAGGAGAGAAAGCGTGAGGAAGAGAAGAGGGAAAGGGAGAAAGGGGAGGACGCTGGGAGGGAATTTGTTGCACATGTGCCGCTACCTGATGAGAAGGAGATTGAGCGTATGGTCttagagaggaagaagaaggagctgCTTAGCAAGTATGCAAGTGATACCCTGCTGGTCGAACAGGAGGAGGCCAAGGAGATGCTCAATGTGCGACGATAG